Genomic segment of Prosthecobacter sp.:
TTCCCTTCGTGGAAGACGAAACTGGGATCCTTCAGCGCGACATCGGGATCGGCTCCGGTTTCGTCGGGCCCGATGAGCGGCGGCGAGCATTTCCATTGGAACTGGCCGGTCATGAGCCACGCGGGATCGGCGGCGGACAGCAGAGTTGGTAAAATGATGAGGGGTAGAATGATGGATTTCATGGGCAGACTTTGAAGCACATCATTTTACCCGCCATTATTTTACCAGCATCAGATCAGCGATTCTGACATGTGCCAGTGACTCGACGCGCTTCCACGCGCCGGTGAAGTCGAGATGCCGCGTCATCGGCCCGGGGGCGACGATGCAGCGGATGCCGGCGGCGATGGCGGCACGGAGGCCGTTGAGCGAGTCTTCAAAGATGACGGCTTCCTCGGGCTGCACGCCGAGTTTTTCGGCGGCGTGGAGGAAGAGGCTCGGATCGGGCTTCACCTTGCCGGTGTCATCGACGGTGGAGATGTGGTGGAAGTGATCATGGAGGCCGAGCTGGTCCATCCACGAGTCGATCCATGAGCGCGGGCTGCTGGAGGCGATGGCGATGCGCAGGCCGAGCGCGTCGGCTTCTTGCAAGAGATCAGCTACTCCGGGAAGCAGGTGCAAATGCTGGCGCAACTCGCCCTCGCGGGTCTTGCGCTCGAGTTCGATGGCCTGCCAGTCGAAGTCGCGCCCGGTGAGCTGTTCGAGATCGCGCCGCGGGTCGTAGCTCATGTTGAAATCGGTGCCGATGACCTGAGCATAGCGCTCCATGGGCAGTTCGTGGCCGTGCTGGTCGAAGATTTCCCTCCAAGTGAGGTAACCGGTGCTTTCAGTGTCAACGATGAGGCCGTCGAAGTCGAAGATGACGGCGCGGATGGGGTTGGGCATGGGTTATGGTGTGCCGACGAATCGTCGGCCAGCCAACATCTTTTTTTGCCGACGAATCGTCGGCTCTCCATACTGGCGGATGCTCTGTCTGCGAAAGCCCACGCCCGAACGCCTGCTAGGAGTGTTGGAGTCGTGGAGTGATGTGCCGCTGAGTTACATGTCGCCGCCTCGGGATGGGTTCATCGCGGACGAGCATGCGGTGAGGCTGGGAAGTGGCGAGGAGACATGGCGTGAGGCATGCGAGGCTTTAGACTCATGGCGGATGTTTCCGACTTGGGCGGAGGTTAGCCGTCAAGAAGTCAAAGGTCAAGAGGTGGAGCAGATCGTGGCGATGATGGTGCGCATCTGCGGGTTGTGGTGGGTGAATCCGTGCCGGATTCTCCGGCGCTGTGATTCAGAGCACAGGCATGGCTTTGTGTATGGCACGCTGCCGGAACACGCGGAGTGCGGCGAGGAGCAGTTTGTGATCGAAAGGCGACCGGATGGCAGTGTGTGGTATGTGATTCGTGCCTTTTCGCATCCACGGCATTGGATGGCATGGCTCGCATTTCCGCTGGCGCGCTGGTGGCAACTGCGATTTGTGGAGGATTCGCAGGCGAGGATGAAACAGAGCATTGAAACATGAAGGAACATTTCTTTTTCACTCATCCGGGCCGTGGTCTCGCGGCTTGGATCGTCATCACGTTCGTCTGGTGGCAGCCATATCCCGATGAACCGCGATGGATCATGCCGCTGCTGTTTTTTGCGGCGCTGTTTCTCATGCCATTCAGCCACGCCTTGCAGCGCGGCGCATCTGTGACCATGACGAGAGACGCGAAGCTCGAGGTGTTCTGCGCTTTCATGCTCGTGCTGTCGTTCGCCCAAGATAAGGTGGCATGGGCTGTGGCGCTGACGCTCCCCTGGCTGGTCTGGCGTGCGTGGTGGGCCATGAGCAGCG
This window contains:
- a CDS encoding DUF1990 domain-containing protein, whose translation is MLCLRKPTPERLLGVLESWSDVPLSYMSPPRDGFIADEHAVRLGSGEETWREACEALDSWRMFPTWAEVSRQEVKGQEVEQIVAMMVRICGLWWVNPCRILRRCDSEHRHGFVYGTLPEHAECGEEQFVIERRPDGSVWYVIRAFSHPRHWMAWLAFPLARWWQLRFVEDSQARMKQSIET
- a CDS encoding HAD family hydrolase; protein product: MPNPIRAVIFDFDGLIVDTESTGYLTWREIFDQHGHELPMERYAQVIGTDFNMSYDPRRDLEQLTGRDFDWQAIELERKTREGELRQHLHLLPGVADLLQEADALGLRIAIASSSPRSWIDSWMDQLGLHDHFHHISTVDDTGKVKPDPSLFLHAAEKLGVQPEEAVIFEDSLNGLRAAIAAGIRCIVAPGPMTRHLDFTGAWKRVESLAHVRIADLMLVK